From the genome of Bombus pascuorum chromosome 2, iyBomPasc1.1, whole genome shotgun sequence, one region includes:
- the LOC132916867 gene encoding tectonin beta-propeller repeat-containing protein isoform X4, protein MQLRNHLLTYLWVEIKYLEVMFRVGTSTTCPEGQRWSTIKLANGYEVCQISVGITGLVWAVLMIGKAIVRTGVTRENPMGEDWVEVDPPQKDLKLIQVSVGTDAVWAVTQDGNVWFRKGIKGEMSGVCEQMGAGTGWVEMLSKMSLVSVAPNDQVWAIGHEDRCLYYRSGITQSELTGKKWRLINAPLQLSRASSNASLSSSNRHSMCGTPQQQRHQSWGSLNRPHSTSEGTMLIREWEEQSRSAPTPTSLKLWQRTNDGTSNKNPQQTSFQDIYLNDGKKRSANSLDMDDLTEASVANITISNESLTKTGESIVVSGKGMGNVVKINPAAWSPVHSVGSMVGAEAHPETDGSIFDPDLTSDSGVYGEDESSGAMYWAECDTSWYKVEAGACFVDTSNPPKWIADTNGTGHGDIAETWRIYILEELKKRLQKVQYDPSIYEKVVEKSSWIKNGDAKCKVKGSTSYEDCIIELEWISSDNGSLDSGIVTILNSDGATTIMQFPVSEIMCVICCSEPGNPRIAIHTPRMPRSKVLRLQFSSDTEMEDWLAHLTSVSCKMNNVYGKPGPNSIWATTALGDVYVYDPAALEENQLSNDGYIQELDAGKGLPFECVLQNGFGYGSSLKITACIHDDADRLSINFVCYSTVSMKQKSVMDSHDVALHFNPRLKENIIVRNTYQNGQWGDEERNGGSPLKPGSDFTLEIVCEPRGYKIYIDDTEFTCYSHRLLPQSITHLRIKGLMTLCNIFYKSISVIIDPTTMFWRQMGGHLKKVETCSVGVTWGIGYGSTAWVYTGGWGGLFLKGLDSNTGINSMVDTHNYYVYENQRWNPVTGYTSHGLPTDRYMWSDASGRHKRTREHTKLLSMHWHWVSDWIVDFHTPGGVDRDGWQYARDFPSQYHGKKQFTDYVRRRRWFRRCQLTTSGPWQELGNTKLLDVSLYAPGKPGSDAPVYIWAIASNGEALFRRGVSESCPMGVSWEHIPSDQALVGISCGPCGQVWAVGKNGSSYWRLGITPAKPTGIQWQNVEPPSGAHLKQISVGKDVVWALDMAGKLSVRHGVQVNVFPEGTHWQTLPVMPNDPIHIDMAVANAKQGFRQVAIAREQGQVWAVSGAGILCRRIGITDENPAGTGWATGIGANWQHVSIGGLVNKTK, encoded by the exons ATGCAACTAAG GAACCATTTATTGACATATCTGTGGGTGGAAATCAAATACCTGGAG GTAATGTTTCGTGTTGGAACTAGTACAACTTGTCCTGAAGGTCAAAGGTGGAGTACTATAAAATTAGCAAATGGATATGAAGTGTGTCAAATCAGTGTTGGAATTACTGGTCTTGTATGGGCTGTATTAATGATTGGCAAAGCAATCGTGCGCACAGGTGTTACTAGAGAAAATCCCATGG GAGAGGATTGGGTAGAAGTTGATCCTCCacaaaaagatttaaaattaatacaagtTAGTGTAGGTACAGATGCCGTGTGGGCTGTAACTCAAGATGGAAATGTATGGTTCAGAAAAGGCATTAAAGGTGAAATGAGTGGAGTATGTGAACAAATGGGTGCTGGCACTGGATGGGTGGAAATGTTAAGTAAAATGTCACTAGTATCTGTTGCTCCAAATGATCAG GTTTGGGCTATTGGTCATGAGGATAGATGTTTATATTATCGTTCTGGCATTACACAATCGGAATTAACGGGTAAAAAATGGAGATTAATAAATGCACCTCTTCAGCTTAGTCGAGCAAGTAGCAATGCTAGTTTATCATCGAGTAATAGACATAGTATGTGTGGTACTCCTCAACAACAGAGGCATCAAAGTTGGGGATCATTG aatCGACCACATAGTACTAGCGAAGGTACTATGTTGATTAGAGAATGGGAAGAACAATCTCGTTCTGCACCAACACCAACATCTTTAAAATTATGGCAACGTACGAATGATGGTACTTCTAATAAAAATCCACAGCAAACTTCTTTCCAGGATATATATCTAAATGATGGCAAGAAAAG atCGGCGAATTCATTAGATATGGATGATTTAACCGAAGCTAGCGTTGCGAATATAACTATATCGAATGAGTCATTAACTAAAACTGGAGAATCTATAGTAGTTTCTGGAAAAGGGATGGGGAATGTTGTCAAG ATCAATCCAGCTGCATGGAGCCCTGTTCATTCAGTTGGTTCCATGGTAGGTGCTGAAGCTCATCCAGAAACAGATGGAAGTATTTTTGATCCTGACTTGACTAGTGATTCCGGTGTTTACGGAGAAGATGAGAGCTCTGGGGCAATGTATTGGGCTGAATGTGATACCTCTTGGTATAAAGTAGAAGCTGGAGCATGTTTTGTTGACACATCTAATCCCCCGAAATG GATTGCAGATACAAATGGTACAGGTCACGGCGATATAGCCGAGACATggagaatatatattttagaggagttaaaaaaaagattacaaaAAGTACAATACGATCCATCAATATACGAAAAAGTAGTTGAGAA ATCATCTTGGATAAAGAATGGTGATGCAAAATGCAAAGTTAAGGGGAGTACTTCATATGAAGATTGCATTATTGAATTAGAATGGATAAGTAGTGACAATGGTTCTTTAGATTCTGGAATTGTAACTATTTTAAATTCGGACGGAGCGACAACAATT ATGCAATTTCCCGTGTCTGAGATTATGTGTGTAATATGCTGTAGTGAACCAGGTAATCCACGGATAGCGATTCATACTCCTCGTATGCCTCGTTCTAAAGTTCTTAGATTACAGTTTTCTAGTGACACTGAAATGGAAGACTGGCTAGCGCACTTAACCTCAG tttcttgtaAAATGAATAATGTTTATGGGAAACCTGGTCCTAATTCAATATGGGCTACAACTGCATTAGGAGATGTTTATGTATATGACCCTGCTGCCTTAGAA gaAAATCAACTTTCTAATGATGGTTATATACAAGAATTGGATGCTGGAAAAGGCTTACCTTTTGAATGTGTTTTGCAAAACGGTTTTGGATATGGCAGTTCTCTAAAAATTACAGCTTGTATTCATGATGATGCTGACAG gctatcaattaattttgtttgttattCAACGGTATCAATGAAACAAAAGTCCGTAATGGATAGCCATGATGTAGCATTACATTTTAATCCAAGActaaaagaaaacataattGTACGAAATACATATCAAAATGGACAATGGGGAGACGAAGAGAGAAACGGAGGTAGTCCGTTAAAACCTGGTTCTGATTTCACTTTAGAAATTGTTTGTGAACCACgaggatataaaatttatatcgatgATACGGAATTTACTTGCTATAGCCACAGACTATTACCACAGAGCATTACTCATTTACGAATCAAGGGATTGATGACATTgtgtaacatattttataaatccatatct GTAATAATTGATCCAACTACTATGTTTTGGAGGCAAATGGGTGGACATTTAAAAAAGGTTGAAACTTGTTCTGTTGGTGTAACATGGGGAATAGGATATGGTAGTACTGCATGGGTATATACTGGTGGTTGGGGTGGTTTATTCCTGAAAg gATTAGATAGTAATACGGGAATAAACAGCATGGTAGATACTCACaattattatgtttatgaaaatcaGCGTTGGAATCCGGTAACTGGATACACATCTCATGGTCTTCCAACTGATCGTTATATGTGGAGTGATGCATCTGGACGACATAAACGTACCCGAGAACATACTAAACTATTATCGATGCACTGGCATTGG GTGTCAGATTGGATAGTAGATTTTCATACCCCTGGAGGTGTCGATAGAGACGGATGGCAGTATGCTAGAGATTTTCCTTCTCAATATCACGGTAAAAAACAGTTTACTGATTACGTTAGACGAAGACGATGGTTTCGAAGGTGTCAATTAACAACTAGTGGACCTTGGCAAGAATTAGGGAACACAAAATTACTTGATGTTTCTTTATAT gCACCTGGGAAACCTGGTTCTGATGCTCCTGTTTATATATGGGCCATTGCTTCTAATGGCGAAGCTTTGTTTAGAAGAGGTGTTTCGGAATCTTGCCCCATG ggAGTTTCATGGGAACATATACCAAGTGATCAAGCTTTAGTAGGTATCTCATGTGGTCCATGCGGGCAAGTATGGGCTGTTGGAAAGAATGGTTCTTCTTACTGGAGATTAGGTATTACTCCTGCAAAACCAACAG GAATACAATGGCAGAATGTTGAACCACCATCAGGTGCTCATTTGAAACAGATTTCTGTTGGAAAAGACGTGGTGTGGGCTTTAGATATGGCGGGTAAATTATCTGTACGCCATGGTGTGCAAGTGAACGTTTTCCCAGAAGGAACGCACTGGCAAACGCTTCCTGTGATGCCGAATGATCCCATACACATAg ATATGGCTGTTGCAAATGCAAAACAAGGCTTTCGACAAGTTGCCATTGCAAGAGAACAGGGCCAAGTTTGGGCAGTTTCAGGAGCTGGTATACTTTGTCGTAGAATAGGTATTACAGATGAAAATCCTGCTGGGACTGGTTGGGCAACCGGGATAGGG GCAAATTGGCAACATGTAAGTATAGGAGGActtgtaaataaaacaaagtaa
- the LOC132916867 gene encoding tectonin beta-propeller repeat-containing protein isoform X3, which translates to MNSWCAIAPLHKDATKEPFIDISVGGNQIPGGNPGCLVVWAVTAHGRVMFRVGTSTTCPEGQRWSTIKLANGYEVCQISVGITGLVWAVLMIGKAIVRTGVTRENPMGEDWVEVDPPQKDLKLIQVSVGTDAVWAVTQDGNVWFRKGIKGEMSGVCEQMGAGTGWVEMLSKMSLVSVAPNDQVWAIGHEDRCLYYRSGITQSELTGKKWRLINAPLQLSRASSNASLSSSNRHSMCGTPQQQRHQSWGSLNRPHSTSEGTMLIREWEEQSRSAPTPTSLKLWQRTNDGTSNKNPQQTSFQDIYLNDGKKRSANSLDMDDLTEASVANITISNESLTKTGESIVVSGKGMGNVVKINPAAWSPVHSVGSMVGAEAHPETDGSIFDPDLTSDSGVYGEDESSGAMYWAECDTSWYKVEAGACFVDTSNPPKWIADTNGTGHGDIAETWRIYILEELKKRLQKVQYDPSIYEKVVEKSSWIKNGDAKCKVKGSTSYEDCIIELEWISSDNGSLDSGIVTILNSDGATTIMQFPVSEIMCVICCSEPGNPRIAIHTPRMPRSKVLRLQFSSDTEMEDWLAHLTSVSCKMNNVYGKPGPNSIWATTALGDVYVYDPAALEENQLSNDGYIQELDAGKGLPFECVLQNGFGYGSSLKITACIHDDADRLSINFVCYSTVSMKQKSVMDSHDVALHFNPRLKENIIVRNTYQNGQWGDEERNGGSPLKPGSDFTLEIVCEPRGYKIYIDDTEFTCYSHRLLPQSITHLRIKGLMTLCNIFYKSISVIIDPTTMFWRQMGGHLKKVETCSVGVTWGIGYGSTAWVYTGGWGGLFLKGLDSNTGINSMVDTHNYYVYENQRWNPVTGYTSHGLPTDRYMWSDASGRHKRTREHTKLLSMHWHWVSDWIVDFHTPGGVDRDGWQYARDFPSQYHGKKQFTDYVRRRRWFRRCQLTTSGPWQELGNTKLLDVSLYAPGKPGSDAPVYIWAIASNGEALFRRGVSESCPMGVSWEHIPSDQALVGISCGPCGQVWAVGKNGSSYWRLGITPAKPTGIQWQNVEPPSGAHLKQISVGKDVVWALDMAGKLSVRHGVQVNVFPEGTHWQTLPVMPNDPIHIDMAVANAKQGFRQVAIAREQGQVWAVSGAGILCRRIGITDENPAGTGWATGIGANWQHVSIGGLVNKTK; encoded by the exons ATGAATTCATGGTGTGCTATTGCACCTCTTCATAAAGATGCAACTAAG GAACCATTTATTGACATATCTGTGGGTGGAAATCAAATACCTGGAGGTAATCCTGGATGCCTTGTAGTCTGGGCAGTAACTGCTCATGGGAgg GTAATGTTTCGTGTTGGAACTAGTACAACTTGTCCTGAAGGTCAAAGGTGGAGTACTATAAAATTAGCAAATGGATATGAAGTGTGTCAAATCAGTGTTGGAATTACTGGTCTTGTATGGGCTGTATTAATGATTGGCAAAGCAATCGTGCGCACAGGTGTTACTAGAGAAAATCCCATGG GAGAGGATTGGGTAGAAGTTGATCCTCCacaaaaagatttaaaattaatacaagtTAGTGTAGGTACAGATGCCGTGTGGGCTGTAACTCAAGATGGAAATGTATGGTTCAGAAAAGGCATTAAAGGTGAAATGAGTGGAGTATGTGAACAAATGGGTGCTGGCACTGGATGGGTGGAAATGTTAAGTAAAATGTCACTAGTATCTGTTGCTCCAAATGATCAG GTTTGGGCTATTGGTCATGAGGATAGATGTTTATATTATCGTTCTGGCATTACACAATCGGAATTAACGGGTAAAAAATGGAGATTAATAAATGCACCTCTTCAGCTTAGTCGAGCAAGTAGCAATGCTAGTTTATCATCGAGTAATAGACATAGTATGTGTGGTACTCCTCAACAACAGAGGCATCAAAGTTGGGGATCATTG aatCGACCACATAGTACTAGCGAAGGTACTATGTTGATTAGAGAATGGGAAGAACAATCTCGTTCTGCACCAACACCAACATCTTTAAAATTATGGCAACGTACGAATGATGGTACTTCTAATAAAAATCCACAGCAAACTTCTTTCCAGGATATATATCTAAATGATGGCAAGAAAAG atCGGCGAATTCATTAGATATGGATGATTTAACCGAAGCTAGCGTTGCGAATATAACTATATCGAATGAGTCATTAACTAAAACTGGAGAATCTATAGTAGTTTCTGGAAAAGGGATGGGGAATGTTGTCAAG ATCAATCCAGCTGCATGGAGCCCTGTTCATTCAGTTGGTTCCATGGTAGGTGCTGAAGCTCATCCAGAAACAGATGGAAGTATTTTTGATCCTGACTTGACTAGTGATTCCGGTGTTTACGGAGAAGATGAGAGCTCTGGGGCAATGTATTGGGCTGAATGTGATACCTCTTGGTATAAAGTAGAAGCTGGAGCATGTTTTGTTGACACATCTAATCCCCCGAAATG GATTGCAGATACAAATGGTACAGGTCACGGCGATATAGCCGAGACATggagaatatatattttagaggagttaaaaaaaagattacaaaAAGTACAATACGATCCATCAATATACGAAAAAGTAGTTGAGAA ATCATCTTGGATAAAGAATGGTGATGCAAAATGCAAAGTTAAGGGGAGTACTTCATATGAAGATTGCATTATTGAATTAGAATGGATAAGTAGTGACAATGGTTCTTTAGATTCTGGAATTGTAACTATTTTAAATTCGGACGGAGCGACAACAATT ATGCAATTTCCCGTGTCTGAGATTATGTGTGTAATATGCTGTAGTGAACCAGGTAATCCACGGATAGCGATTCATACTCCTCGTATGCCTCGTTCTAAAGTTCTTAGATTACAGTTTTCTAGTGACACTGAAATGGAAGACTGGCTAGCGCACTTAACCTCAG tttcttgtaAAATGAATAATGTTTATGGGAAACCTGGTCCTAATTCAATATGGGCTACAACTGCATTAGGAGATGTTTATGTATATGACCCTGCTGCCTTAGAA gaAAATCAACTTTCTAATGATGGTTATATACAAGAATTGGATGCTGGAAAAGGCTTACCTTTTGAATGTGTTTTGCAAAACGGTTTTGGATATGGCAGTTCTCTAAAAATTACAGCTTGTATTCATGATGATGCTGACAG gctatcaattaattttgtttgttattCAACGGTATCAATGAAACAAAAGTCCGTAATGGATAGCCATGATGTAGCATTACATTTTAATCCAAGActaaaagaaaacataattGTACGAAATACATATCAAAATGGACAATGGGGAGACGAAGAGAGAAACGGAGGTAGTCCGTTAAAACCTGGTTCTGATTTCACTTTAGAAATTGTTTGTGAACCACgaggatataaaatttatatcgatgATACGGAATTTACTTGCTATAGCCACAGACTATTACCACAGAGCATTACTCATTTACGAATCAAGGGATTGATGACATTgtgtaacatattttataaatccatatct GTAATAATTGATCCAACTACTATGTTTTGGAGGCAAATGGGTGGACATTTAAAAAAGGTTGAAACTTGTTCTGTTGGTGTAACATGGGGAATAGGATATGGTAGTACTGCATGGGTATATACTGGTGGTTGGGGTGGTTTATTCCTGAAAg gATTAGATAGTAATACGGGAATAAACAGCATGGTAGATACTCACaattattatgtttatgaaaatcaGCGTTGGAATCCGGTAACTGGATACACATCTCATGGTCTTCCAACTGATCGTTATATGTGGAGTGATGCATCTGGACGACATAAACGTACCCGAGAACATACTAAACTATTATCGATGCACTGGCATTGG GTGTCAGATTGGATAGTAGATTTTCATACCCCTGGAGGTGTCGATAGAGACGGATGGCAGTATGCTAGAGATTTTCCTTCTCAATATCACGGTAAAAAACAGTTTACTGATTACGTTAGACGAAGACGATGGTTTCGAAGGTGTCAATTAACAACTAGTGGACCTTGGCAAGAATTAGGGAACACAAAATTACTTGATGTTTCTTTATAT gCACCTGGGAAACCTGGTTCTGATGCTCCTGTTTATATATGGGCCATTGCTTCTAATGGCGAAGCTTTGTTTAGAAGAGGTGTTTCGGAATCTTGCCCCATG ggAGTTTCATGGGAACATATACCAAGTGATCAAGCTTTAGTAGGTATCTCATGTGGTCCATGCGGGCAAGTATGGGCTGTTGGAAAGAATGGTTCTTCTTACTGGAGATTAGGTATTACTCCTGCAAAACCAACAG GAATACAATGGCAGAATGTTGAACCACCATCAGGTGCTCATTTGAAACAGATTTCTGTTGGAAAAGACGTGGTGTGGGCTTTAGATATGGCGGGTAAATTATCTGTACGCCATGGTGTGCAAGTGAACGTTTTCCCAGAAGGAACGCACTGGCAAACGCTTCCTGTGATGCCGAATGATCCCATACACATAg ATATGGCTGTTGCAAATGCAAAACAAGGCTTTCGACAAGTTGCCATTGCAAGAGAACAGGGCCAAGTTTGGGCAGTTTCAGGAGCTGGTATACTTTGTCGTAGAATAGGTATTACAGATGAAAATCCTGCTGGGACTGGTTGGGCAACCGGGATAGGG GCAAATTGGCAACATGTAAGTATAGGAGGActtgtaaataaaacaaagtaa